The genomic stretch GCTCACCACCGTGAATAATGCGGCTGGTATCAAACAGAATAAAGCCTGACATTAAGAAAATAATACCTGCCGATAAGGCTAGGCTAACAGCCGGCACGGCAAAGAAAATATTGGCCAACATGGCAATCAATACCACAATCATACCAACCATTAAAAAGCCGCCCATAAAAGAAAAATCTTTCTTACTAACTAAGGCGTATGCCGATAGTGATAAGAATACCACTGCAGTTCCACCCAGTGCTTGAGCAATCAGCGCAGGGCCATTCGCAAGCTGCATATAAGCATTAAGCATAGGGCCAAGACCAAAGCCAAGTAAACCCGTAAAGGCAAACACCGCAATAATGCCTTTTTCAGAGTTGGCTGTACGCGGGATGACAAACCAGATAATCGCCAGTGCCGCAATCGAACAGATCATGCCTGCGCCACGTGGCGCGCCTAGCAGCATTGAGGCTACTGCCATGATGGCACTAAAACCAAGGCTTAGGCTCAATAACATATAGGT from Pseudomonadales bacterium encodes the following:
- a CDS encoding Bax inhibitor-1/YccA family protein; amino-acid sequence: MQHDTVITSSQSLEVNKVLRNTYMLLSLSLGFSAIMAVASMLLGAPRGAGMICSIAALAIIWFVIPRTANSEKGIIAVFAFTGLLGFGLGPMLNAYMQLANGPALIAQALGGTAVVFLSLSAYALVSKKDFSFMGGFLMVGMIVVLIAMLANIFFAVPAVSLALSAGIIFLMSGFILFDTSRIIHGGERNYILATVSLYLSIYNIFVNLLALLGVMGDD